A window from Kineococcus rhizosphaerae encodes these proteins:
- a CDS encoding VOC family protein — MAEQDVPGTGVRFGTIAFDSPDPRGLAAFYAALLGREVDPDSDDDWVTLRGGQGATLAFQLAPDHVAPTWPEPGVPQQVHLDLYVADWAGTEPRVLALGGRLLEDEAEHPTWRVYADPAGHPFCLCLERS, encoded by the coding sequence ATGGCAGAGCAGGACGTGCCCGGCACGGGCGTGCGGTTCGGCACGATCGCCTTCGACTCCCCCGACCCCCGCGGCCTGGCCGCCTTCTACGCCGCGCTGCTGGGCCGGGAGGTCGACCCCGACTCCGACGACGACTGGGTCACGCTGCGTGGCGGGCAGGGAGCGACGCTCGCCTTCCAGCTCGCCCCCGACCACGTCGCCCCGACCTGGCCGGAGCCCGGCGTGCCGCAGCAGGTCCACCTCGACCTCTACGTCGCCGACTGGGCGGGCACCGAACCCCGGGTGCTCGCCCTCGGAGGGCGGCTCCTGGAGGACGAGGCGGAGCACCCCACCTGGCGCGTCTACGCCGACCCCGCCGGGCACCCGTTCTGCCTGTGCCTGGAGCGTTCCTGA
- a CDS encoding RNA polymerase sigma factor produces MSARVEPFERVVEEHGTVVLRVCRALVGPDAAHDAWSETFLAALVAYPRLRPGSDVRAWLVTIAHRKSVDVLRVRARQAVPVGDPPEPVSTGEHPGDGRSELWAAVAALPPKQRQCVAYHHVAGLPYDEVAALVGGTAAAARRAAADGMSTLRRTLREDQ; encoded by the coding sequence GTGAGCGCACGGGTGGAACCCTTCGAACGGGTCGTCGAGGAGCACGGCACGGTGGTGCTGCGGGTCTGCCGCGCGCTCGTGGGGCCCGACGCGGCGCACGACGCGTGGTCGGAGACGTTCCTGGCCGCTCTCGTCGCCTACCCCCGGCTGCGGCCGGGCAGCGACGTGCGGGCCTGGCTCGTGACCATCGCGCACCGCAAGTCCGTCGACGTCCTGCGGGTGCGGGCGCGCCAGGCGGTGCCGGTGGGCGATCCCCCCGAACCCGTCTCGACGGGGGAGCACCCCGGGGACGGCCGGTCCGAGCTGTGGGCCGCCGTCGCGGCCCTGCCGCCCAAGCAGCGGCAGTGCGTCGCCTACCACCACGTCGCCGGCTTGCCCTACGACGAGGTCGCCGCCCTCGTCGGGGGCACGGCGGCCGCCGCCCGCCGGGCCGCGGCCGACGGCATGTCCACGCTGCGGCGCACCCTGAGGGAGGACCAGTGA